The proteins below come from a single Syntrophales bacterium genomic window:
- a CDS encoding response regulator, which produces MGKGEKILIVDDEPNFVEAFRRTLEAKSYQVMTASNTELAQEMMKADPALVVLGTLAPAGQAFSMYQWLIQHPRYKDIPLLVIDARYEERSIRGLRRFEGIQMDPDEYLSKPIEPALLVPQIQSLLEAVTRVIRVLVVDDHTMVRAGICAVLALQKDMEVVGEAVNGQDAIDKALRLVPDVALMDIVMPVMSGIEATKRISQECPQTKILILTQYDEEENMIVAKQSGAYGFIPKKAASSDLITGIRLVSQGKYFPPPFAEIVIR; this is translated from the coding sequence ATGGGAAAGGGTGAAAAAATCTTGATCGTAGATGATGAGCCCAATTTCGTAGAAGCTTTCCGTCGAACTTTGGAAGCCAAGTCCTATCAAGTAATGACTGCTTCTAACACAGAACTTGCTCAGGAGATGATGAAAGCAGACCCAGCCCTCGTTGTCCTGGGTACACTAGCTCCTGCTGGCCAAGCATTCTCGATGTATCAGTGGCTAATCCAGCACCCTAGGTATAAAGACATACCACTACTAGTTATCGATGCCCGCTACGAGGAGCGGTCGATTAGGGGATTGAGAAGGTTTGAGGGCATACAGATGGACCCTGACGAGTATCTATCAAAGCCAATTGAGCCAGCTTTACTGGTGCCCCAAATCCAAAGCTTGCTGGAGGCAGTGACAAGGGTGATAAGAGTACTGGTAGTAGACGACCATACCATGGTAAGAGCCGGAATATGTGCGGTTCTTGCATTGCAAAAAGACATGGAAGTGGTAGGCGAGGCTGTTAACGGGCAAGACGCGATTGATAAGGCGCTGCGGCTTGTGCCAGATGTAGCGTTGATGGATATAGTCATGCCAGTGATGAGCGGAATAGAAGCGACAAAACGAATAAGCCAGGAATGCCCGCAGACAAAGATTTTGATCTTAACACAATACGATGAGGAAGAGAATATGATTGTCGCCAAGCAGTCAGGAGCATATGGCTTCATTCCCAAGAAGGCTGCCAGCTCGGATCTCATAACTGGCATAAGGTTAGTAAGCCAAGGAAAGTATTTCCCTCCGCCTTTTGCCGAGATAGTTATTCGCTAG
- a CDS encoding molybdenum cofactor guanylyltransferase: protein MTGIILAGGKNTRMGTDKAFLEIDNERLIDRIVRIFREIFQEVILVTNSPLAYLDQDVEIVTDIFKDKGALGGIYTGLFYASYGHAFVSACDMPFLKRNFIEYMMEHIGSYDIVAPDPADGLQPLHAIYAKSCLSSIKKLITMDKLKITGFYRGLKIFRISKDIIKSFDPEGRMFFNVNAKEDLKLISRSLSCLA from the coding sequence ATGACAGGAATTATCTTAGCCGGCGGGAAAAACACAAGGATGGGAACAGACAAGGCCTTCCTTGAAATTGACAATGAGCGGCTAATTGACAGGATCGTCAGGATTTTCAGAGAAATTTTCCAGGAAGTCATTCTGGTTACCAACTCTCCCCTTGCCTACCTTGATCAGGATGTCGAGATTGTCACCGATATCTTCAAAGACAAGGGCGCCCTGGGGGGTATCTATACCGGTCTTTTTTACGCTTCTTACGGACATGCCTTTGTATCGGCTTGCGACATGCCCTTCTTAAAGAGAAATTTCATTGAATACATGATGGAACACATCGGATCCTACGATATTGTGGCGCCTGATCCAGCCGACGGACTCCAGCCCCTGCATGCAATCTACGCGAAAAGTTGCCTTTCCTCCATCAAAAAACTCATCACCATGGACAAATTGAAGATTACAGGTTTCTACAGAGGATTAAAAATCTTCAGGATTTCCAAAGATATCATAAAATCTTTCGATCCAGAGGGGAGGATGTTCTTCAACGTTAATGCAAAAGAGGACCTTAAACTGATTTCCAGGAGTTTATCTTGCCTCGCATAG